One Hemiscyllium ocellatum isolate sHemOce1 chromosome 36, sHemOce1.pat.X.cur, whole genome shotgun sequence genomic region harbors:
- the pigg gene encoding GPI ethanolamine phosphate transferase 2 isoform X2, with the protein MDTNLVSWFKKVFLHMKKVILLLIVSTSDALGSTAEFEVPLSAAFYSLLFYLLCLMLTAIHIIICTSTKTSCYFCNVSWLLAATVIVLISALQCVLISTLWKRLTNGKPQHKSCAAANSSWSELDLLLLLGTFGHTLSLGSSSFIEEEHQTWYFLTNTLLLVLFQDVCRKYFAANDLKSKQSKNPEDDDCHEQQTAIHGLFETSSCDQKDDTSKGYTRSGESYEKWLTLLSPWIILVFCRVLRSLNQTGIKWAHEPDFGHWLTSSSHRTELSILAAVSLFLIFILVQRTCSTVSKAALALGLVGIYCYRAAIGNLTFPWNPDKHISKGIIEARFVYVFILGILFTGVKDLLKSAFAFPDTTTNSRGLWEMYNGLVLLAALLLRPHNLPVLLFILVVQLILTKFIWRILDYDAAQITIIYYWFGQASFYFQGNSNSIATVDVSAGFVGFENYVELPAVFLTLFSTYIGPLLWAVHLTCYMSSERNRYSAAVGHSCYCLVLLRAIPASVYIILVTSLRYHLFVWSVFSPKLLYEGMHTLVTAAACVMFTAMDQKRMTTILKK; encoded by the exons ATGGATACCAACTTAGTAAGCTGGTTCAAGAAAGTATTCCTACATATGAAAAAG GTTATTCTCCTCCTGATAGTAAGTACTTCAGATGCACTGGGCAGCACTGCTGAATTTGAAGTACCATTGTCAGCAGCATTCTACTCCCTCCTGTTCTATCTGCTGTGTCTGATGTTAACAGCTATTCATATTATCATATGTACATCGACAAAGACATCTTGCTACTTTTGCAATGTATCCTGGCTACTGGCTGCAACAGTGATTGTATTGATATCTGCCCTGCAGTGTGTGCTGATTTCAACTCTTTGGAAGCGTCTTACAAACGGGAAGCCTCAACACAAG AGTTGTGCAGCAGCCAATTCGAGCTGGTCTGAATTAGATTTGCTTCTGTTACTTGGGACATTTGGACATACCTTGAGCCTCGGATCCAGCAGTTTTATAGAAGAAGAACATCAAACGTGGTACTTCCTTACCAACACGCTTTTGTTGGTGCTCTTTCAAGATGTCTGCAGAAAATACTTTGCAGCCAATGACCTCAAATCAAAACAAAGCAAGAATCCAGAAGACGATGATTGCCATGAACAGCAAACTGCTATCCATGGCTTATTTGAAACTTCCAGTTGTGACCAGAAAGATGATACATCCAAAGGTTATACACGTTCGGGTGAAAGCTATGAAAAGTGGCTGACTTTATTGAGCCCCTGGATTATCCTAGTGTTTTGTCGGGTACTCCGCTCCCTCAACCAGACTGGGATCAAATGGGCTCACGAACCAGACTTTGGCCACTGGCTGACTAG CTCCAGTCATAGAACTGAACTCTCCATACTGGCAGCAGTTTCGCTCTTTTTGATCTTTATTTTGGTTCAGAGGACATGTtccactgtttctaaagcagcACTGGCACTGGGGTTGGTGGGAATTTACTGCTATCGGGCAGCAATTGGAAACCTAACATTCCCATGGAATCCAGATAAACATATTTCAAA gGGAATTATTGAAGCACGTTTTGTTTATGTGTTTATCCTCGGAATCCTTTTTACGGGAGTTAAAGACCTGTTGAAATCTGCATTCGCTTTCCCTGACACGACAACAAACAGTAGGGGACTCTGGGAAATGTACAACGGACTTGTGCTCTTGGCTGCACTGCTGCTTCGCCCTCACAACTTGCCAGTCTTGTTGTTTATCCTTGTCGTTCAATTAATCTTAACAAAATTTATATGGAGAATACTGGATTATGATGCAGCGCAAATTACCATAATATATTATTGGTTTGGCCAGGCGTCTTTTTACTTTCAG GGAAATTCGAATAGCATTGCAACTGTGGACGTATCAGCTGGTTTTGTGGGTTTCGAGAATTATGTCGAATTGCCAGCAGTCTTCCTTACACTATTCAGCACTTATATAGGCCCACTACTGTGGGCTGTGCATCTAACATGTTACATGAGCTCAGAGAGAAACAG GTATTCGGCAGCAGTGGGGCACAGCTGTTACTGTTTAGTTCTATTACGAGCAATCCCAGCGTCAGTTTATATTATTCTGGTTACCTCTCTTCGCTATCATCTATTTGTCTGGAGTGTTTTCTCTCCAAAATTGCTGTACGAAGGTATGCATACACTTGTGACAGCAGCAGCCTGTGTCATGTTCACAGCAATGGATCAGAAACGGATGACAACAATCTTAAAAAAGTGA